The Citrifermentans bemidjiense Bem genome window below encodes:
- a CDS encoding TAXI family TRAP transporter solute-binding subunit, with protein sequence MNENIKILAAMRPFARFTRISLRDLVVTVLPVLLVTALGICAAYRFMRPAPPNTLTITTGPKGSIFQLNAEKYQKALAKKGVKLVILPSNGSLENLNRLLSPSSKVDVGFVQGGLAKGKQIDRLFSLGSVFNEPLALFYSAAKPITLVSELAGKRLAIGPEGSGTRAVAMELLKANGIDARNATLLDISGEAATWALIDGKADAAFLMGDSATPGDMRSLIWSPGVHLFNFVQAEAYSRRYPYLNQLVIPMGALDFGRNVPTSDVHLIAPTVDLVARDTLHPALSDLLIEAAREVHGRATLLQRAGEFPAPVEHEYRLSEDALRYYTSGKKFLYRYLPFWLATLVDRFLVVFVPIVVLLIPGLKLVPALYNWRVRSRIYRWYGNLIALERTLLAQHSAEEREETLKRLDEIEAEVNKMKIPLSFADQFYVLRDHIAFVRERYAKTP encoded by the coding sequence ATGAACGAGAACATCAAGATATTGGCGGCCATGAGGCCATTTGCCCGCTTCACCCGGATTTCGCTACGCGATCTCGTTGTCACCGTGCTGCCAGTTCTGTTGGTGACTGCCCTTGGCATCTGCGCGGCCTACCGGTTTATGCGCCCGGCGCCGCCCAACACGCTCACCATAACGACCGGGCCGAAAGGGAGCATCTTCCAGCTCAACGCGGAGAAATACCAAAAGGCGCTGGCGAAGAAGGGGGTTAAGCTCGTCATCCTCCCTTCAAACGGCTCTCTGGAGAACCTGAACCGGTTGCTCAGTCCATCCTCCAAGGTCGACGTCGGCTTCGTCCAGGGGGGGCTCGCCAAGGGGAAGCAGATCGACCGGCTCTTCTCCCTTGGCAGTGTCTTTAACGAACCTCTCGCTCTTTTCTACAGTGCGGCCAAGCCGATCACCCTTGTCTCGGAACTTGCAGGGAAGCGGCTGGCCATTGGCCCGGAAGGGAGCGGCACCCGGGCCGTTGCCATGGAACTCCTCAAGGCGAACGGTATCGACGCCAGGAACGCAACGCTCCTCGACATAAGCGGAGAAGCTGCTACTTGGGCCCTTATCGATGGAAAGGCTGACGCTGCTTTTCTCATGGGTGATTCGGCGACTCCCGGCGATATGCGTAGCCTCATCTGGAGCCCGGGCGTGCATCTTTTCAATTTTGTTCAGGCTGAAGCATACTCGCGTCGCTACCCTTACCTGAATCAATTGGTCATCCCGATGGGCGCTTTGGACTTCGGCAGGAATGTGCCGACATCCGACGTTCACCTGATAGCGCCAACGGTCGATCTTGTGGCACGTGACACCCTCCACCCCGCGCTTTCCGATCTTCTGATCGAGGCAGCGAGGGAGGTTCATGGCCGCGCCACGCTGTTGCAGCGTGCAGGGGAATTCCCCGCGCCGGTGGAGCACGAGTATCGGCTCAGCGAGGACGCGTTAAGGTACTACACCTCCGGCAAAAAGTTTCTCTACCGTTATCTTCCTTTCTGGCTGGCGACACTGGTGGACAGGTTCCTCGTGGTGTTCGTCCCTATCGTTGTGCTGCTCATACCCGGCCTGAAACTCGTGCCTGCGCTCTACAACTGGCGGGTCAGATCGCGCATCTACCGCTGGTACGGCAACCTTATCGCGCTGGAAAGAACCCTCCTGGCACAGCACTCCGCCGAGGAGAGGGAAGAAACCCTCAAGCGGCTCGATGAGATCGAGGCGGAGGTGAACAAGATGAAGATACCGCTGTCGTTCGCCGACCAGTTTTACGTGCTCCGCGATCACATCGCGTTCGTCAGGGAGAGGTACGCAAAAACCCCTTGA
- a CDS encoding lipocalin family protein has translation MKKLSLLLSLLFTGCVGVPENVKPVDNFDIHRYLGKWYEIARLEHSFERGLTRVSAEYALREDGGLKMINRGYSAQKDKWKEAVGKAYFVEELSKGYLKVSFFGPFYGSYVVMDLDQDNYQYSLVCGPDKSYLWILSRTPAMQTEVRNRLIAKAAALGFDTSRLIYVTDD, from the coding sequence ATGAAAAAGTTATCGCTGTTGTTGTCTTTGCTCTTCACCGGTTGTGTGGGAGTACCTGAGAATGTGAAGCCGGTCGATAACTTCGATATTCACAGGTACCTGGGGAAGTGGTATGAGATTGCGCGCTTGGAACATTCCTTTGAACGTGGCCTGACACGTGTCTCCGCTGAGTATGCGTTGCGGGAGGACGGCGGGCTGAAGATGATCAATCGCGGCTATTCAGCTCAGAAGGACAAGTGGAAGGAAGCCGTTGGTAAGGCGTATTTTGTCGAAGAGCTGAGCAAGGGTTACCTGAAGGTGTCATTCTTCGGACCTTTTTACGGCTCCTATGTTGTTATGGATCTTGATCAAGACAACTATCAATATTCTCTCGTCTGTGGTCCCGACAAATCATATTTATGGATTCTGTCTAGAACTCCTGCGATGCAGACAGAGGTGAGAAACCGATTGATTGCAAAAGCTGCAGCACTTGGTTTTGACACGAGCAGGTTGATTTATGTTACAGATGACTGA
- the rsgA gene encoding ribosome small subunit-dependent GTPase A produces MDKHIELNGLGWNDWFEQQAADMATDHIARVAAVDRDQLLLVDETHAFRGRVAGGYLHRHHLSQELPCVGDWVCLEKAPGDDVGVVRALLERRTLLRRKSAGDAIEYQMIASNLDYVVIVQSCHFDFNVNRLERYLVMVLDGGAEPCILLTKTDLVAPEVVAAQIAEIRSAGITAPILTLSNITRDGVDDLTRLLLPGKTYCFVGSSGVGKSTLINQLIGLEKLETKSVSESGEGRHTTVRRELIRLDSGALVIDNPGMREFGILGAAEGLGVSHSDITTLSSSCRFRDCSHSGEPGCAVHEAVQSGAIKREHLENYLKLTEESEFHQMSYAEKRKKDRDFGKFVKSVKKDLKLK; encoded by the coding sequence ATGGATAAGCACATCGAATTGAATGGGCTTGGCTGGAACGACTGGTTTGAGCAGCAGGCGGCAGATATGGCAACGGACCATATTGCCCGCGTTGCTGCTGTGGACCGCGACCAGTTGTTGCTCGTGGATGAGACACATGCTTTCCGGGGAAGGGTGGCAGGGGGTTATCTGCACCGCCATCACCTCTCCCAGGAGCTCCCCTGCGTTGGCGATTGGGTCTGTCTGGAGAAGGCGCCGGGTGACGACGTTGGGGTGGTGCGCGCGCTGTTGGAGCGAAGGACGCTGCTGCGCAGAAAGTCCGCCGGTGACGCCATCGAGTACCAGATGATCGCTTCCAATCTGGACTATGTGGTGATCGTGCAGTCGTGCCATTTCGATTTCAATGTGAACCGGCTGGAGCGCTACCTCGTTATGGTGCTGGATGGCGGGGCTGAGCCCTGCATTCTGCTAACCAAGACGGATTTGGTTGCTCCTGAGGTCGTAGCTGCGCAGATAGCGGAAATACGTTCTGCTGGCATCACCGCGCCGATACTGACGTTGAGCAACATTACGCGGGACGGTGTGGATGATCTGACCCGGCTGTTGCTCCCTGGGAAGACCTATTGCTTCGTCGGCTCGTCGGGGGTTGGCAAGAGCACGCTGATCAACCAGTTGATCGGGCTGGAAAAGCTGGAAACCAAGTCAGTTAGCGAGAGCGGGGAAGGGCGGCATACCACGGTACGGCGGGAGCTGATACGGCTGGACTCAGGCGCGCTCGTGATCGACAACCCGGGGATGCGCGAATTCGGCATCTTGGGAGCGGCGGAGGGCTTGGGCGTCAGCCACTCCGACATCACTACCCTGTCATCCAGCTGCCGCTTTCGGGATTGCAGCCATTCCGGCGAGCCCGGTTGCGCTGTCCACGAGGCCGTGCAATCCGGTGCGATAAAGAGGGAGCATCTGGAGAACTACCTTAAACTCACCGAAGAGTCAGAGTTCCACCAGATGTCTTATGCGGAAAAGAGAAAGAAGGACCGCGATTTCGGCAAGTTCGTCAAGTCGGTAAAAAAGGACTTAAAGTTAAAGTAG